A window of Juglans regia cultivar Chandler chromosome 7, Walnut 2.0, whole genome shotgun sequence contains these coding sequences:
- the LOC118348998 gene encoding pentatricopeptide repeat-containing protein At2g16880-like, with product MDTHSPPKPQLIQPQLLQTIAQILTSSNAPLHSLTPYLPHLTQPILLSLLSSKTLASRPYTLLSFFRFLQSHSPSLTASPNCVLSILPSLFSHSKFSDAKSLLVSFIPSDRQPQLHRLILHPSPEVPKPCRALLDTSIGAYVQLKQPHLAAQIFKKMKRLRLPPKLLTCNTLLNALVRHPSSYSIALCKEVFNDAVKLGVKPNTNSFNILIYGYCLENKFGEALDLVNKMGDFGCSPDNVTYNTILDAFCKKGRLKEARDLLLDMKNRGLLPNRNTYNILVCGYCKLGWLKDAAKIMELMTQDNLLPDVWTYNMLIWGLCKEGKIEEALRLRDEMENLKLLPDVVTYNTLIDGCFEWQSSSDAFNLIEEMGERGVNLNTVTHNIMVKWFYKEGKMDEASDAVKKMEESGFSPNCVTYNTLINGYCKAGNMEKAFRMMDEMGRKGLKMDVVTLNTILHTLCGEKKLDQAYKLLTGASKRGYILDEVSYGTLMMGYFKDEKPSKALEVWDSLKKKGILPSIITYNTIIGGLCRFGKTDQAIDKLNELLESGFVPDETTYNTIIHGYCREGDIEKAFQFHNKMVDNSFKPDVITCNILLHGLCREGMLEKALKLFNTWISKGKSIDAVTYNTLISSLCKEGRFEDAFDLLAEMEEKKLGPDRYTYNAILGALTDAGRIKEAEEFMSKMVENETLHDQPSQRPEEDVVTHESLEESDSSSIAYSEQISELCTQGKYKDAMRFYEESTQKGVTLNKSTLFNLMDGLIKRRKSISKAARM from the coding sequence ATGGATACCCACTCACCTCCAAAGCCTCAATTAATCCAACCACAACTCCTTCAAACCATAGCCCAAATCCTGACCTCCTCGAATGCCCCACTCCATTCACTGACCCCCTACCTTCCCCACCTGACCCAACCCATCCTCCTTTCCCTCCTTTCCTCGAAAACTCTAGCCTCCCGTCCTTACACCCTCCTCTCCTTCTTCAGGTTTCTCCAATCCCACTCTCCCTCGCTCACCGCCTCCCCTAATTGCGTCCTCTCTATCCTCCCCTCCCTCTTCTCCCACAGCAAATTCTCTGACGCCAAGTCCCTCCTTGTCTCCTTCATCCCCTCTGATCGCCAGCCCCAGTTGCACCGCCTCATCCTCCACCCTAGTCCCGAGGTCCCCAAGCCCTGTAGAGCACTTCTAGACACTTCCATTGGTGCCTACGTCCAGTTGAAACAACCCCACCTCGCCGCGCAGATTTTCAAGAAGATGAAGCGGCTTCGCCTCCCTCCCAAGTTACTCACCTGCAATACTCTCCTCAATGCCCTGGTAAGACACCCATCTTCTTATTCCATCGCCCTGTGCAAGGAAGTCTTTAACGATGCTGTTAAGTTAGGAGTGAAGCCAAATACGAacagttttaatattttgatatatgGCTATTGTTTGGAGAACAAGTTTGGAGAAGCTTTGGACTTGGTTAATAAGATGGGTGATTTTGGCTGTTCACCCGATAATGTGACTTACAATACGATTTTGGACGCGTTTTGTAAAAAGGGGAGGTTGAAGGAAGCGAGGGACTTGTTGCTGGATATGAAGAATAGAGGATTGTTGCCAAACAGGAACACGTATAACATATTGGTCTGTGGGTATTGTAAATTAGGGTGGTTGAAGGACGCTGCAAAGATTATGGAGTTGATGACGCAGGACAACTTGTTGCCGGATGTTTGGACTTATAATATGCTGATCTGGGGGTTGTGTAAAGAGGGTAAGATTGAAGAAGCTTTAAGGCTAAGAGATGAGATGGAGAATTTGAAGTTGTTGCCAGATGTGGTCACATATAACACGCTGATTGATGGGTGTTTTGAGTGGCAGAGCAGTTCGGATGCATTTAACTTGATTGAGGAAATGGGTGAGAGGGGAGTGAATCTAAATACGGTTACTCACAATATAATGGTTAAGTGGTTTTATAAGGAAGGGAAAATGGATGAAGCAAGTGATGCTGTGAAGAAGATGGAAGAAAGTGGGTTTTCTCCCAATTGTGTTACCTACAATACTTTGATAAATGGGTACTGTAAAGCAGGGAACATGGAGAAAGCGTTTAGAATGATGGATGAGATGGGTAGGAAAGGCTTGAAGATGGATGTTGTTACCCTTAATACTATTCTACACACTCTTTGTGGGGAGAAGAAGCTTGACCAAGCATACAAGTTGCTTACTGGTGCCAGTAAGCGTGGTTATATTCTTGACGAGGTAAGTTATGGAACTTTGATGATGGGATACTTTAAGGATGAAAAGCCGAGCAAAGCCTTGGAGGTTTGGGATTCACTGAAAAAGAAAGGGATCCTTCCCAGTATTATCACCTATAACACTATAATTGGAGGGCTATGCCGGTTTGGAAAAACTGATCAAGCAATAGACAAGTTGAATGAGCTTCTAGAGAGTGGTTTTGTCCCTGATGAAACTACATACAACACAATTATACATGGTTATTGCCGGGAGGGTGACATTGAGAAAGCATTTCAgttccacaacaaaatggttgATAATTCATTTAAGCCGGATGTAATTACGTGTAATATTCTTCTCCATGGACTTTGTAGAGAGGGAATGCTGGAAAAGGCTCTTAAGCTTTTCAACACGTGGATTTCGAAGGGGAAATCTATTGATGCAGTTACTTACAACACATTGATATCGAGTCTATGTAAAGAAGGGAGATTTGAGGATGCTTTTGATCTTCTCGcagaaatggaagagaagaaATTAGGGCCTGATCGGTATACATATAATGCCATCCTTGGTGCGCTTACAGATGCAGGTAGGATTAAAGAAGCAGAGGAGTTCATGTCAAAAATGGTTGAAAATGAAACTCTACATGATCAGCCCTCACAAAGGCCCGAGGAAGATGTGGTAACTCACGAATCCCTAGAGGAATCTGATTCAAGTTCTATTGCTTATTCAGAACAGATCAGTGAGCTGTGTACTCAAGGGAAATACAAGGACGCAATGCGCTTTTATGAAGAATCGACTCAAAAAGGTGTCACCCTCAATAAATCAACCTTATTTAATTTGATGGATGGGCTGATCAAGAGGCGAAAGAGTATATCAAAGGCTGCTCGAATGTAG